The proteins below are encoded in one region of Chrysemys picta bellii isolate R12L10 chromosome 4, ASM1138683v2, whole genome shotgun sequence:
- the LOC135983477 gene encoding olfactory receptor-like protein OLF1 — MEKGNHSEVTEFILSGLTDLPELQVPLFGVFLLIYGITLVGNGGMILLITIDPRLHTPMYFFLSNLSLCDLCFSSIISPKMLLNFLVERKSISYTACTVQMNLSVVFTDVECLLLAVMAYDRYVAICNPLLYTVTMSRQLCNQLVALVYAGGLVDSMINTFFIFRLSFCSSNIINHFFCDIPPLLALSCSDTRNNEIVVFAFTSCITVSSFVTVLLSYVYIISTILQIRSAEGRRKAFSTCTFHLTAVALYFGTLLFVYLRPTSSYFMDTDKVASVFYTLVIPMLNPLIYSLRNTEVKDALRKAMNKLLTNS; from the coding sequence ATGGAAAAGGGAAATCACTCGGAGGTGACTGAGTTCATTCTCTCAGGACTGACAGATCTTCCGGAGCTGCAGGTTCCACTGTTTGGGGTGTTCCTACTGATTTATGgtatcaccctggtggggaatggggggatgaTCTTGTTAATCACCATTGATCCacgactccacacccccatgtactttttcctcagtaatttGTCTCTCTGTGACCTCTGCTTTTCCTCGATAATTTCCCCTAAGATGCTGCTGAATTTCTTAGTCGAGAGGAAAAGCATTTCTTACACTGCCTGCACTGTGCAAATGAATCTCTCTGTTGTTTTTACAGATGTTGAGTGCCTGTTGCTGGCTGTGATGGCGTATGACCGTTATGTGGCCATCTGCAACCCGCTGCTCTATACGGTCACCATGTCCAGGCAACTTTGTAACCAGCTGGTGGCTTTGGTTTATGCTGGGGGGTTGGTGGATTCAATGATAAATACGTTTTTTATATTTCGGCTGTCGTTCTGCAGctccaacatcatcaatcatttcttctgtgacatccccccCCTGTTGGCGCTCTCCTGTTCTGACACCCGCAACAACGAGATTGTGGTCTTTGCATTTACAAGCTGCATTACAGTGAGCAGCTTTGTCACTGTCCTCCTCTCCTATGTCtatatcatctccaccatcctgcagATCCGCTCCGCCGAGGGAcggcgcaaagccttctccacctgcactttCCACTTGACTGCTGTGGCCCTGTATTTTGGCACCCTCCTCTTCGTGTATTTACGTCCCACCTCCAGCTATTTCATGGACACAGACAAAGTGGCCTCAGTGTTTTACACGCTggtgatccccatgttgaaccccctcatctacagcctgaggaacacagAGGTGAAGGATGCCCTGAGGAAAGCAATGAATAAACTCCTAACCAATTCTTGA
- the LOC135982855 gene encoding olfactory receptor 5W2-like yields the protein MEKGNHSEATEFILSGLTDRPELQVPLFGVFLLIYGITLVGNGGMILLIRIDPRLHTPMYFFLSNLSFCDLCFSSMISPKMLLNFLAEKKSISYTACTVQMYLFLSFADVECLLLAVMAYDRYVAICNPLLYTVTMSRQLCKGLVAGVYAVGMVDSMIHTFCTLRLSFCSSNIINHFFCDIPQLLVLSCSDTHINEIVMFAFIGCIAVSSFVTVLLSYVYIISTILQIRSAEGRHKAFSTCTFHLIAVVLFYGIQLFMYLRPTSSYSMDTDKVASVFYTLVIPMLNPLIYSLRNTEVKNALRKAMNKLLTNS from the coding sequence ATGGAAAAGGGAAATCACTCGGAGGCGACTGAGTTCATTCTCTCAGGACTGACAGATCGTCCGGAGCTGCAGGTTCCCCTGTTTGGGGTGTTCCTACTAATTTATGgtatcaccctggtggggaatggggggatgaTCTTGTTAATAAGGATAGATCCCCGACTCCACACCCCaatgtactttttcctcagtaatttgtctttctgtgacctctgcttTTCCTCGATGATTTCTCCTAAGATGCTTTTGAATTTCTTAGCCGAGAAGAAAAGCATTTCTTACACTGCCTGCACTGTGCAAATgtatctctttctctcttttgcagATGTTGAGTGCCTGTTGCTGGCTGTGATGGCATATGACCgttatgtggccatctgtaaCCCGCTGCTCTATACGGTCACCATGTCCAGGCAGCTTTGTAAAGGGCTGGTGGCTGGGGTATACGCTGTGGGCATGGTAGATTCAATGATACACACATTTTGTACACTTCGTTTGTCATTCTGTAGctccaacatcatcaatcatttcttctgtgatatcCCCCAATTGCTGGTGCTTTCCTGCTCTGACACCCACATCAATGAGATTGTGATGTTTGCCTTCATTGGCTGTATTGCAGTGAGCAGCTTTGTGACTGTCCTCCTCTCCTATGTCtatatcatctccaccatcctgcagATCCGCTCCGCCGAGGGTCGacacaaagccttctccacctgcactttCCACTTGATCGCTGTGGTCCTGTTTTATGGCATCCAACTTTTCATGTATTTACGTCCCACCTCCAGCTATTCCATGGACACAGATAAAGTGGCCTCAGTGTTTTACACACTGGTGATCCCCATGTTGAATCCCCTCATCTATAGCCTGAGGAACACGGAGGTGAAGAACGCCCTGAGGAAAGCAATGAATAAACTCCTAACCAATTCCTGA
- the LOC101948389 gene encoding olfactory receptor 5W2-like isoform X1, whose product MTLMEKGNHSEATEFILSGLTDNPELQVPLFGVFLVVYVITVVGNGGMILLITIDPRLHTPMYFFLSNLSFCDLCFSSIISPKMLQNFLAERKSISYTACAVQQYLSIVFGDVECLLLAVMAYDRYVAICNPLLYTVTMSRQLCNQLVVGAYAVGFVDLMIQCFTFRLSFCNSNIINHFFCDVPPLLALSCSDTRNNEIVMFVFMSCIIVSSLVTVLLSYVYIISTILQIRSAEGRHKAFSTCTFHLTTVALYFGTLLFMYLRPTYSYSMDTDKVASVFYTLVIPMLNPLIYSLRNTEVKDAVKRAMNKLLTNF is encoded by the exons atgactctg ATGGAAAAGGGAAATCACTCGGAGGCGACTGAGTTCATTCTCTCAGGACTGACAGATAATCCGGAGCTGCAGGTCCCCCTGTTTGGGGTGTTCCTAGTGGTTTATGTTATCACCGTGGTGGGAAATGGGGGGATGATCTTGTTAATCACCATTGATCcccgactccacacccccatgtactttttcctcagtaatttatctttctgtgacctctgcttTTCCTCGATAATTTCCCCTAAGATGCTGCAAAATTTCTTAGCCGAGAGGAAAAGCATTTCTTACACTGCCTGCGCTGTGCAACAATATCTCTCAATTGTTTTTGGAGATGTTGAGTGCCTGTTGCTGGCTGTGATGGCGTATGACCgttatgtggccatctgtaaCCCGCTGCTCTATACGGTCACCATGTCCAGGCAGCTTTGTAACCAACTAGTGGTTGGGGCATACGCTGTGGGGTTTGTGGATTTAATGATTCAGTGTTTTACATTTCGGCTGTCATTCTGCAActccaacatcatcaatcatttcttctgtgacgtCCCCCCCCTGTTGGCGCTCTCCTGTTCTGACACCCGCAACAATGAGATTGTAATGTTTGTTTTTATGAGCTGCATTATAGTGAGCAGCCTTGTCACTGTCCTCCTCTCCTATGTCtatatcatctccaccatcctgcagATCCGCTCTGCTGAGGGGAGgcacaaagccttctccacctgcactttCCACTTGACTACTGTAGCCCTGTATTTTGGCACCCTCCTCTTCATGTATTTACGTCCCACCTACAGCTATTCCATGGACACAGACAAAGTGGCCTCAGTGTTTTACACGCTGgtgatccccatgctgaaccccctcatctacagcctgaggaacacggAGGTGAAGGATGCCGTGAAGAGAGCAATGAATAAACTCCTAACCAATTTTTGA
- the LOC101948389 gene encoding olfactory receptor 5W2-like isoform X2, which yields MEKGNHSEATEFILSGLTDNPELQVPLFGVFLVVYVITVVGNGGMILLITIDPRLHTPMYFFLSNLSFCDLCFSSIISPKMLQNFLAERKSISYTACAVQQYLSIVFGDVECLLLAVMAYDRYVAICNPLLYTVTMSRQLCNQLVVGAYAVGFVDLMIQCFTFRLSFCNSNIINHFFCDVPPLLALSCSDTRNNEIVMFVFMSCIIVSSLVTVLLSYVYIISTILQIRSAEGRHKAFSTCTFHLTTVALYFGTLLFMYLRPTYSYSMDTDKVASVFYTLVIPMLNPLIYSLRNTEVKDAVKRAMNKLLTNF from the coding sequence ATGGAAAAGGGAAATCACTCGGAGGCGACTGAGTTCATTCTCTCAGGACTGACAGATAATCCGGAGCTGCAGGTCCCCCTGTTTGGGGTGTTCCTAGTGGTTTATGTTATCACCGTGGTGGGAAATGGGGGGATGATCTTGTTAATCACCATTGATCcccgactccacacccccatgtactttttcctcagtaatttatctttctgtgacctctgcttTTCCTCGATAATTTCCCCTAAGATGCTGCAAAATTTCTTAGCCGAGAGGAAAAGCATTTCTTACACTGCCTGCGCTGTGCAACAATATCTCTCAATTGTTTTTGGAGATGTTGAGTGCCTGTTGCTGGCTGTGATGGCGTATGACCgttatgtggccatctgtaaCCCGCTGCTCTATACGGTCACCATGTCCAGGCAGCTTTGTAACCAACTAGTGGTTGGGGCATACGCTGTGGGGTTTGTGGATTTAATGATTCAGTGTTTTACATTTCGGCTGTCATTCTGCAActccaacatcatcaatcatttcttctgtgacgtCCCCCCCCTGTTGGCGCTCTCCTGTTCTGACACCCGCAACAATGAGATTGTAATGTTTGTTTTTATGAGCTGCATTATAGTGAGCAGCCTTGTCACTGTCCTCCTCTCCTATGTCtatatcatctccaccatcctgcagATCCGCTCTGCTGAGGGGAGgcacaaagccttctccacctgcactttCCACTTGACTACTGTAGCCCTGTATTTTGGCACCCTCCTCTTCATGTATTTACGTCCCACCTACAGCTATTCCATGGACACAGACAAAGTGGCCTCAGTGTTTTACACGCTGgtgatccccatgctgaaccccctcatctacagcctgaggaacacggAGGTGAAGGATGCCGTGAAGAGAGCAATGAATAAACTCCTAACCAATTTTTGA
- the LOC135983478 gene encoding olfactory receptor 5W2-like, which yields MEKGNHSEATEFILSGLTDRPELQVLLFGVFLVVHGITLVGNGGMIFLITIDPRLHTPMYFFLSNLSFCDVCYSSIISPKMLQNFLAERKSISYTACAVQLYLSIVFADVECLLLAVMAYDRYVAICNPLLYTVTMSRQLCKGLVAGVYAVGMVDSMIHTFCTLRLSFCSSNIINHFFCDIPQLLVLSCSDTRINEIVMFAFVGCIVVSTLVTVLLSYVYIISTILQIRSAEGRHKAFSTCTFHLIAVVLFYGIQLFMCLRPTSSYSMVTDKVASVFYMLVIPMLNPLIYSLRNTEVKGALRKAMNKLLTNS from the coding sequence ATGGAAAAGGGAAATCACTCAGAGGCGACTGAGTTCATTCTCTCAGGACTGACAGATCGTCCGGAGCTGCAGGTCCTCCTGTTTGGGGTGTTCCTAGTGGTTCATGgtatcaccctggtggggaatggggggatgaTCTTCTTAATCACCATTGATCcccgactccacacccccatgtactttttcctcagtaatttGTCTTTCTGTGATGTCTGCTATTCCTCTATAATTTCCCCTAAGATGCTGCAAAATTTCTTAGCCGAGAGGAAAAGCATTTCTTACACTGCCTGCGCTGTGCAACTATATCTCTCAATTGTTTTTGCAGATGTTGAGTGCCTGTTGCTGGCTGTGATGGCGTATGACCgttatgtggccatctgtaaCCCGCTGCTCTATACGGTCACCATGTCCAGGCAGCTTTGTAAAGGGCTGGTGGCTGGGGTATACGCTGTGGGCATGGTAGATTCAATGATACACACATTTTGTACACTTCGTTTGTCATTCTGCAGctccaacatcatcaatcatttcttctgtgatatcCCCCAATTGCTGGTGCTTTCCTGCTCTGACACCCGCATCAATGAGATTGTGATGTTTGCCTTCGTTGGCTGTATTGTAGTGAGCACCCTTGTCACTGTCCTCCTCTCCTATGTCtatatcatctccaccatcctgcagATCCGCTCTGCCGAGGGCCGacacaaagccttctccacctgcactttCCACTTGATCGCTGTGGTCCTGTTTTATGGCATCCAACTTTTCATGTGTTTACGTCCCACCTCCAGCTATTCCATGGTCACAGATAAAGTGGCCTCTGTGTTTTACATGCTggtgatccccatgttgaaccccctcatctacagcctgaggaacacggAGGTGAAGGGTGCCCTGAGGAAAGCAATGAATAAACTCCTAACCAATTCCTGA
- the LOC101936085 gene encoding olfactory receptor 5G9-like, producing the protein MEKGNHSEVTEFILSGLTDRPELQVPLFVLFLLIYGITLVGNGGMILLVTIDPQLHTPMYFFLRNLSFCDLCFSSIIFPKMLLNFFAERKSISYTACAVQLYLCIVFTDVECLLLAVMAYDRYVAICNPLLYTVTMSRQRCNQLVAGVYAVGLVDSMIHTWLTFRLSFCSSNIINHFFCDMPPLLAISCSDTRINQIVIFAFTCCIQVISFVPVLLSYVYIISTILQIRSAKGQHKAFSTCSFHLTAVVLFYGIPLFMYLRPPSSYSMDIDIVASAFYTLVMPMLNPLIYSLRNTEVKNALRKAMNKLLTNS; encoded by the coding sequence ATGGAAAAGGGAAATCACTCAGAGGTGACTGAGTTCATTCTCTCAGGACTGACAGATCGTCCGGAGCTGCAGGTCCCCCTGTTTGTGCTGTTCCTACTGATTTATGGTATCACtctggtggggaatggggggatgaTCTTGTTAGTCACGATTGATCCccaactccacacccccatgtactttttcctcaggAATTTGTCTTTCTGTGATCTCTGCTTTTCCTCAATAATTTTCCCTAAAATGCTTCTGAATTTCTTCGCTGAGAGGAAAAGTATTTCTTACACTGCCTGCGCTGTGCAACTGTATCTCTGTATTGTTTTTACAGATGTTGAGTGCCTGTTGCTGGCTGTGATGGCGTATGACCgttatgtggccatctgtaaCCCGCTGCTCTATACGGTCACCATGTCCAGGCAGCGTTGTAACCAGCTGGTGGCTGGGGTGTATGCTGTGGGGTTGGTGGATTCAATGATACACACATGGCTTACATTTCGGCTGTCATTCTGCAGctccaacatcatcaatcatttcttctgtgacatgcCCCCACTGCTGGCAATCTCCTGTTCTGACACCCGCATCAATCAGATTGTGATCTTTGCTTTCACCTGCTGCATTCAGGTGATCAGCTTTGTGCCTGTCCTCCTCTCCTATGTCtatatcatctccaccatcctgcagATCCGCTCCGCCAAGGGCCAgcacaaagccttctccacctgctctttCCACTTGACCGCTGTTGTCCTGTTTTATGGCATCCCACTTTTCATGTATTTACGTCCCCCCTCCAGCTATTCCATGGACATAGACATAGTGGCTTCAGCGTTTTACACGCTGGTGAtgcccatgttgaaccccctcatctacagcctgaggaacacggAGGTGAAGAACGCCCTGAGGAAAGCAATGAATAAACTCCTAACCAATTCCTGA